GGCATTGGCGGCGCGATATGTGGGCGGGGATAAAAACATTATCAACCAGTTGCAGGTTCGTGGCCCCAATCAGGTCAATCTGCGAGTGCGGGTGGCTGAGGTTTCCCGGGCCGTGGTTAAACAAATTGGCATTAACTGGGATGCGGTCATGAGCACCGGGGCATTTGCCTTCGGTCTGGCCACGGGCAATGTGGCGGGCACGTTGGGCGCGGCAGTGACGCGCACGGCGGGCGCAGACAGTGTATTTGCTAATTTTAAAGCCGGTGGGCTTGATCTTAATGCCGTTTTGGATGCGCTTGAAAATGAAGGATTGGTAACGGTTCTGGCCGAACCCAATTTGACCTCTGTCACTGGTGAAACTGCCAGCTTTCTGGCGGGTGGTGAATTTCCCATCACGGTGCCCCAGTCCGATGGTCAGGTCACGATCGAGTTCAAGAAATTTGGCGTTGGCCTGTCTTTCACCCCAACCGTGCTGGATGAAACCCGTATTAGCCTGAAGGTTCGCCCAGAGGTCAGCCAGTTGTCATCAACGGGTGAGGTAAGACTCAACAGTATTGCAATTCCTGCCCTTTCCACCCGGCGCGCGGAAACCACAGTGGAACTGGGTTCGGGCCAGAGTTTTGCCATTGCAGGGCTCATCCAGAATAATGTCAGCCACGATGTTCGAAAATTTCCGGGTCTGGGCGATGTTCCGGTATTGGGTGCATTGTTTCGGTCTGATCAGTTCAAGCGGAACGAAACCGAACTGGTGATCGTTGTCACCCCTTATATTGTCCGCCCGTCTTCTTCCTCAAAGTTTGCCGATCCGACCCAGGGGTTCACCATGCCGAGTGATCGTGAACGCACCATAGGTGCTGCCCCCCTATACAAGCAAAAGCCTGGTGCGGGCCATGCAGCGGTCCGCCCCCGGCGCGGACGCGGTCTTGTCGGCTCAGCTGGATTCACGCTGGAATAGTCAAAGGGATAACGGGAGTTAAAACCAATGCCAAAATCCGTAGATAAAAATTTCCCCGTGAAAGCCAAATCCAGTGTTGTTTTATTGGGGCGTTTGGGGCTGGTCTGTTTGTTGGCTCTGTTTGTCACCGCCTGTGGCACGCCGCCTGATTCTGCATTCTGGTCCAGTGCCGCATCGCCAAAGATAAATAAGGTATCCCTTGTTGCCCTGAATTTTGATGTGCCCTTTGAAGGCCAGAAAACGGATTTGAAACAGGCGAGCCGCCGCGCTCTGGATGGGTTTCTCAGGCGCCAGAATATTAATTATAGTGATCAGCTTTATGTGGTTGCCGGGATTGATATTGTGACGCCTTTGGCAATGATCCGCGCAAAAACCATTCGCAGCTATCTTTTGCGAAAAGGGTATCGATCAGAACTTTTGGATCGTGCGGAATGGGCGGGTGGCAAAATTCAAAAGGCAAACCGGCCTACAGTTCGGATTGTGGTTCATCGTTTTGTGGTAACCGCGCCCCGTTGCCCTGATTGGCGAAAAACCCCTGCAAGTGATGGTGCCAATACGCAGAGTTCTAATCTTGGCTGTGCCAATACGGTCAATTTGGGCCTGATGGTGGCCAATCCCCGTGATCTGGTTTCCGGGCGCGAAACCGGGCCCATGGATGGTACCCGGGCAGCAGCGGGGATCAATCGTTATCGCAATGGCAAAGTAACCAAGCTTCTGGATTCAGGGACGACCGAATGAGTGAATTATTAGAGGTACAAGACAATGACCCAGCATGGATGGATGGTTCAATGAATGCTGAATTCTCCAGTGTGATGGCGTTTCTTGGCGATGACCTGACCATGCAGACCGTGTCGCGGGTTGGTGTTGATATGGAATGGCCGGACCCAGTGATTGAGGGGGGTGGCATCGGTGCTGCCATTGATTGTTTTGCCAATGCTGATTCCCCGGCCCTTTTGTTTGTAGATGTGGCCGATTGTGTGGAACCCATGGATGACATCAGTGCCCTGGCCGATGTCTGTAACCCAGATACCCGCGTTATCGCCATAGGGTCGGTCAATGATATTGGTCTTTATCGCGCCCTGATTGATTGCGGTGTTGTCGATTATTTGGTCAAACCGGTTATGCCGGGTGATCTGGCATCGGCGGCTAACAACGCCACCAAAGAAGATGTTTCCCCCGAACAGATTGAAGATGAAAATAGATTGTTTGTGGTGACCGGGACAAAGGGTGGCATTGGTGTCTCTGCCATCGCTGCCAGCCTTGCCTGGCAGGTTTCTGAAAAATCCGGCCAGGGAACGGCATTGGTGGATCTTGATCTGGCGTTTGGGACAACGGCCCTGACCATGGATGTGGAACCGGGAAACGGATTGACAGAAATCCTTGCCGAACCCGATCGTATTGACCCTTTGTTTCTTGAACGCGTTGGTGTTCCGGTTGGGAAAAACCTGTCCTTGTTTGCAACAGAAATGCCGTTATCAAATGTTGCGCCACTTCAGGCCGCTGCGGTTAATGTATTGTTTGAAGAAATGCTCAGCACCCGAAGCCGCGTAATCGCTGATATCCCGGCAAATATCCTTGTCGCTGAGCCCCAGTTGATGGGTGAAGCCGACCAAATCGTTCTGGTGACGGATTTATCCCTATCAGGGATGCGCGATACGTTGCGGTTCAAAAAGCTGGTTGAAGAAATTACATCAGCAGACAAAATCTGTCTGGTCGCCAATGCGTCAAGACCATCACCTAACGACACCCTTCCCAAGGGCGAATTTGAAAAGGCCGTGGGCCTTAAATTTTCCTGCGAGGTGCCGTTCGATGTGAGGGGCACAGACCAGATCGCTAATCGTGGCCAAGTCAAAGGCAAGGCCGGCAGGGCATTGGAAAAACTGGCTGATCATTTGATGTGTCCCGGGGACAATGTTGGGGGGCATAAATCCAGCATGGAATCCAAGCACGTGTTTGGTGCAGCGGCAAAGAAATTTTCCGCACTGTTCGGGGGAGGCAAAAAATGAAGGGCCAGGGTTTCGGAAGACGCAAATCCAGTTCGGCCCATGCCTTGAAAATGGCGGTAGAGCCGGGTGTGGCAAAGGCAGATGCTTTGGCATTCACGCTGAAGGTTGTGGACATCAATGCCGGGCAAAAGCATGAAGCAGAAAATACAGCCCCTGATCTTGAAGCCGATGCGCCAGTGCAGTCGTCGCCCGAATCCGAGCACTTGCGATCCCAGGTCCAGGCCAAGCTTTTACAAAAGGTTGATGTGACCATTCTGGCCCGCTTGCCGAGAGCCGATATTGCCCGTGAAATCAGCACCATTGTGGAAGAAATTCTTGCAGAAATATCGTGCGATGTCGATGCGCTGGAACAGCGCAATTTGGTGACAGCACTGGTGCAGAATATCACCGGAAATGAAACCAGTGAACC
This Rhodospirillales bacterium DNA region includes the following protein-coding sequences:
- a CDS encoding type II and III secretion system protein family protein, with product MIQKLSIIAVVLVSLVASATQPVAEKDPRRIEVVKTEKRLVSVEMGKGQMIRLGGPATSVFIGDPAIADVQVKSPTLVYLLGKKAGETSLYAVDAKDRILANLRVSVTHNLQPIRDGLRALHPDSYIEVATVGDAVMLRGVIKSARIAEDARALAARYVGGDKNIINQLQVRGPNQVNLRVRVAEVSRAVVKQIGINWDAVMSTGAFAFGLATGNVAGTLGAAVTRTAGADSVFANFKAGGLDLNAVLDALENEGLVTVLAEPNLTSVTGETASFLAGGEFPITVPQSDGQVTIEFKKFGVGLSFTPTVLDETRISLKVRPEVSQLSSTGEVRLNSIAIPALSTRRAETTVELGSGQSFAIAGLIQNNVSHDVRKFPGLGDVPVLGALFRSDQFKRNETELVIVVTPYIVRPSSSSKFADPTQGFTMPSDRERTIGAAPLYKQKPGAGHAAVRPRRGRGLVGSAGFTLE